One Nocardia sp. BMG111209 DNA segment encodes these proteins:
- a CDS encoding NAD(P)-dependent oxidoreductase — protein sequence MAEQRTLADRTMVISGASRGIGLAIAVAAARQGANVVLLAKTAEPHPRLPGTVHTAAAEIEAAGGQAAAVVGDVRNEEDVQRVIDTAVEKFGGVDICVNNASAIATEPTEHLSAKKFGLMQDINLRGTFLLTKAAIPFLRKSANAHVVTIAPPLNLSPYWLGVHPSYTLSKYGMTLLALGWAAEYAEAGIASNCLWPETFIATSAVANLQDGENQLAAARSPEIMADAAVAIVSHPAREFTGRALIDAEMLTEHAGVTDLSRYGGGDHPTPDLFLDTAIPENYR from the coding sequence ATGGCTGAGCAGCGCACCCTGGCCGACCGCACAATGGTGATCTCCGGCGCCAGCCGCGGGATCGGCCTGGCGATCGCGGTGGCGGCCGCCCGGCAGGGCGCGAACGTGGTGCTGCTCGCCAAGACCGCGGAGCCGCATCCCCGGCTGCCCGGTACGGTGCACACCGCCGCGGCCGAGATCGAGGCCGCCGGCGGGCAGGCGGCCGCGGTGGTCGGCGATGTGCGCAACGAAGAGGATGTGCAGCGCGTCATCGATACCGCCGTCGAGAAGTTCGGCGGCGTGGACATCTGCGTCAACAACGCCAGCGCCATCGCCACCGAGCCCACCGAACATCTGTCGGCGAAGAAGTTCGGGCTCATGCAGGACATCAATCTGCGCGGCACCTTCCTGCTCACCAAGGCCGCGATCCCGTTCCTGCGCAAATCCGCGAACGCGCACGTGGTGACCATCGCCCCGCCGCTGAACCTGTCCCCGTACTGGCTGGGCGTACATCCGTCCTACACGTTGTCCAAGTACGGGATGACGCTGCTGGCGCTGGGCTGGGCGGCCGAGTACGCCGAGGCCGGTATCGCCTCCAACTGCCTGTGGCCGGAGACCTTCATCGCCACCTCGGCGGTCGCGAATCTGCAGGACGGCGAGAATCAGCTCGCCGCCGCGCGCAGCCCGGAGATCATGGCCGACGCCGCGGTGGCGATCGTGTCCCACCCGGCCCGCGAGTTCACCGGCCGGGCCCTGATCGACGCCGAGATGCTGACCGAGCACGCCGGGGTCACCGATCTGTCCCGCTACGGCGGCGGCGACCACCCCACCCCGGATCTGTTCCTGGACACCGCGATTCCCGAGAACTACCGCTAG
- a CDS encoding MarR family winged helix-turn-helix transcriptional regulator, whose amino-acid sequence MDRPIPDIELETMLLGRRMNPGTSRRREGAALDRYSAYVLLSRIRDEGPMSIGQLSDAFGLDASTLNRQTAAMRRVGIVERIPDPDGGIARKFRITAEGMRRLELERLGNIAGLSQVFEDWSDADIAEFAAYLRRFNVDIERMEGRSWPRAADSRRAG is encoded by the coding sequence ATGGACAGGCCCATACCGGACATCGAGCTGGAGACGATGCTGCTCGGGCGGCGGATGAACCCGGGCACCTCGCGCCGCCGCGAGGGCGCGGCACTGGATCGCTACAGCGCCTACGTGCTGCTCAGCCGGATCCGCGACGAGGGACCGATGTCGATCGGTCAGCTCAGCGACGCGTTCGGGCTCGACGCCTCCACGCTGAACCGGCAGACCGCCGCCATGCGGCGGGTCGGGATCGTCGAGCGCATCCCGGATCCGGACGGCGGCATCGCGCGCAAATTCCGGATCACCGCGGAGGGGATGCGGCGGCTGGAGCTGGAACGGCTCGGCAACATCGCGGGCCTGAGCCAGGTGTTCGAGGACTGGTCCGACGCGGACATCGCGGAGTTCGCCGCCTACCTGCGGCGGTTCAACGTCGACATCGAGCGCATGGAGGGCCGGTCCTGGCCCCGCGCGGCGGATTCGCGGCGGGCGGGCTGA
- a CDS encoding nitrate/nitrite transporter, which produces MRRAYLVWGVGVSVYVIAVLQRTSFGVSGLAAADRFHAGPSVLSEFVVLQVIVYAGMQIPAGLMLDRFGSRAMVVAGAVVMACGQALLAATGTLSLAIIGRVLVGCGDACTFISVLRLVPRWFPPRRVPLISQLTAMLGQLGQILSAVPFLALLHIAGWSPAYTAVAALGLAGAIPAVLLVRDLPPGSAEVRAAPAGLRQLGGRVRALWRHPGTRLGFFTHMGTMFSTTTFALMWGVPYLVSAQGFSQSAAGWLLTVSVAVALVAGPLVGELCGRFPLRRSQLVLGIMAAGVAMWTTVLTLDGPAPRWLLVLLVVVISVGGPGSNVGFDYARTFHPGSTLGTAQGIVNIGGFLGTLLAIEGMGLVLGRAGGYTFDAFRLAWLVQYPIWAIACAGILVSRRKTRRHLEPVVAGPASADRIVQPAAG; this is translated from the coding sequence ATGAGGCGTGCGTATCTGGTCTGGGGTGTCGGTGTTTCGGTCTACGTGATCGCGGTGTTGCAGCGCACCTCGTTCGGCGTGTCCGGACTGGCCGCGGCGGATCGCTTCCACGCCGGGCCGTCGGTGCTCTCGGAATTCGTGGTGCTGCAGGTGATCGTGTACGCGGGCATGCAGATCCCGGCCGGGCTGATGCTGGACCGATTCGGCTCGCGGGCGATGGTCGTGGCCGGCGCGGTGGTGATGGCGTGCGGTCAGGCGCTGCTGGCCGCGACCGGGACGCTGTCGCTGGCGATCATCGGGCGGGTCCTGGTGGGCTGCGGCGACGCCTGCACCTTCATCTCGGTGCTGCGGCTGGTGCCGCGCTGGTTCCCGCCGCGGCGGGTGCCGCTGATCTCCCAGCTCACCGCGATGCTCGGACAGCTCGGCCAGATCCTGTCGGCGGTCCCGTTCCTCGCGCTGCTGCACATCGCCGGCTGGTCACCGGCCTACACCGCGGTGGCGGCCCTCGGCCTCGCCGGTGCGATCCCGGCCGTCCTGCTGGTACGCGATCTGCCTCCCGGCTCCGCCGAGGTCCGCGCGGCGCCCGCGGGACTGCGGCAGCTGGGTGGCCGGGTGCGCGCGCTGTGGCGGCATCCCGGCACCCGGCTGGGCTTCTTCACCCACATGGGGACGATGTTCTCCACGACCACGTTCGCGCTGATGTGGGGAGTGCCGTATCTCGTTTCGGCCCAAGGCTTCTCGCAGTCGGCGGCGGGCTGGCTGCTGACCGTGTCGGTCGCGGTCGCCCTCGTCGCCGGGCCGTTGGTCGGCGAGTTGTGCGGCCGCTTCCCGCTGCGGAGGTCCCAGCTGGTGCTGGGCATCATGGCGGCCGGGGTCGCGATGTGGACGACGGTGCTGACGCTGGACGGGCCCGCGCCGCGCTGGCTGCTCGTGCTGCTGGTGGTGGTGATATCCGTCGGCGGCCCCGGCTCGAACGTCGGATTCGACTACGCGCGCACCTTCCACCCCGGCAGTACGCTCGGCACCGCGCAGGGCATCGTGAACATCGGCGGCTTCCTCGGAACCCTGCTGGCGATCGAGGGGATGGGCCTGGTCCTCGGCCGCGCGGGCGGCTACACCTTCGACGCGTTCCGGCTGGCCTGGCTGGTGCAGTATCCGATCTGGGCGATCGCCTGCGCCGGAATCCTGGTCTCGCGCCGCAAGACCCGCCGCCACCTCGAACCCGTCGTCGCGGGCCCGGCGAGCGCGGACCGGATCGTGCAACCGGCGGCCGGTTGA
- a CDS encoding LLM class F420-dependent oxidoreductase codes for MRIGVMIGPEKGDATRKLTRMLADIEWAEAAGLDTAWIPQLPSDFDALITIALMGMKTTRIELGTAVVPLQAQHPIALARQAVSAHTAAAGRLVLGVGPSHHWIVSDMLGLPYEKPAAYTRDYLEVLNAALAGPGQADAENDTFTVHNPLDLGPVSPLPVLVAALGPVMLRIAGEQADGTVLWMADERAIADHVAPKITKAAADAGRPAPRIVAGLPVCLCRPSEVDEAKARANRILAEAETSPNYQRLLDQGDAQNVGDICIAGDEDQIAAGLRRYAAAGATDMSVRLLPIGDSLDELRESKRRTREMIASLAAELR; via the coding sequence GTGCGCATCGGTGTGATGATCGGCCCCGAGAAGGGCGACGCGACCCGCAAACTCACCCGGATGCTCGCCGATATCGAGTGGGCCGAGGCCGCGGGCCTGGACACCGCGTGGATTCCGCAGCTGCCCAGCGACTTCGACGCGCTGATCACCATCGCACTGATGGGTATGAAGACCACCCGGATCGAATTGGGCACGGCCGTGGTGCCGTTGCAGGCGCAACATCCGATCGCCCTTGCCCGCCAAGCGGTTTCGGCGCACACCGCGGCCGCCGGCCGGTTGGTGCTGGGTGTCGGCCCGTCGCACCACTGGATCGTCAGCGATATGCTCGGCCTGCCCTACGAGAAGCCCGCCGCGTACACCCGCGACTACCTCGAGGTGCTGAACGCGGCGCTGGCCGGCCCCGGTCAGGCCGACGCCGAGAACGATACGTTCACCGTGCACAACCCGCTGGACCTCGGCCCGGTGTCGCCGCTGCCGGTCCTGGTCGCCGCGCTGGGCCCGGTGATGCTGCGCATCGCCGGCGAGCAGGCCGACGGCACCGTGCTGTGGATGGCCGACGAGCGCGCCATCGCCGACCACGTGGCCCCCAAGATCACCAAGGCCGCCGCCGACGCCGGCCGGCCGGCCCCGCGCATCGTCGCGGGCCTGCCGGTCTGCCTGTGCCGCCCGTCGGAGGTCGACGAGGCCAAGGCGCGCGCCAACCGCATCCTCGCCGAGGCCGAGACCTCGCCGAACTACCAGCGCCTGCTGGACCAGGGCGACGCGCAGAACGTCGGCGATATCTGCATCGCCGGTGACGAGGACCAGATCGCGGCCGGCCTGCGCCGCTACGCCGCCGCCGGCGCCACCGACATGTCCGTGCGCCTGCTCCCCATCGGCGACAGCCTGGACGAACTGCGCGAATCCAAGCGCCGCACCCGGGAGATGATCGCGAGCCTGGCCGCGGAGCTGCGGTGA
- a CDS encoding cobalamin B12-binding domain-containing protein: MPARILVAKPGLDGHDRGAKIVARTLRDAGFEVVYTGIRQRIEDIVSIALQEDVAVVGLSILSGAHVALTTRTVTALREADAGDIAVVVGGTIPQSDVQKLLDAGAAAVFPTGTPLETLVTEIRTLTGTSAQS; encoded by the coding sequence ATGCCGGCCCGTATTCTCGTCGCCAAGCCCGGTCTCGACGGGCACGACCGCGGCGCCAAGATCGTCGCCCGCACCCTGCGCGACGCCGGATTCGAGGTGGTCTACACCGGAATCCGCCAGCGCATCGAGGACATCGTGTCGATCGCGCTGCAGGAGGACGTGGCCGTGGTCGGCCTCAGCATCCTGTCCGGCGCGCACGTCGCGCTGACCACCCGCACGGTGACGGCGCTGCGCGAGGCCGACGCCGGCGATATCGCCGTCGTGGTCGGCGGGACCATTCCGCAGAGCGATGTGCAGAAGTTGCTGGACGCCGGTGCGGCCGCGGTCTTCCCGACCGGCACCCCGCTGGAGACGCTGGTGACCGAGATCCGCACGCTCACCGGGACATCCGCGCAGTCCTGA
- a CDS encoding methylmalonyl-CoA mutase family protein, translating into MNDHVQTSSGIPLEPVYGPGDRAAEPPAPGVFPFTRGNFATGYRGRTWTFRQYSGFGTAEESNRRYRYLLDQGGTGLSVALDLPTQCGYDSDDPEVSEEVGRVGVAVDTLADAEVLFDGIPLDKISTSFTINGTAAILLAFYVAAAEKKGVPRSKLTGTIQNDILKEYASRGTWIWPPEPSLRLIADTIEFCAAEVPRFNAISVAGAHFRDAGANAVQEMAFTLADGVTYCDTVVERGRMTIDQFAPQVSFFFYTHGDFFEEIAKYRAGRRRWATIVRERYGATADKASMFRFGCVAGGASLYAPQAQNNLVRIAYEAMASVLGGVQSMFTAAWDEPFALPSEESATLALRTQQILAYETGVTRVADPLGGSYFVEALTDATEERIKEIMADLENHGGMVRAIEDGYLQGLIADEAYKLHHEVESGERPVVGVNRFVSDEPAPDIDTYELDAEGRELQLKRLTRVKAERDSAAVRASLDALSSAAEGTENLMHRLIDCANAYCTVGEMVTALKNVWGEFRQPVVF; encoded by the coding sequence ATGAACGACCATGTGCAGACCTCGTCCGGCATCCCGCTCGAGCCGGTCTACGGACCGGGTGATCGCGCTGCCGAACCGCCCGCCCCGGGCGTCTTCCCGTTCACGCGCGGCAACTTCGCGACCGGTTACCGCGGGCGGACGTGGACCTTCCGGCAGTACTCCGGATTCGGCACCGCCGAGGAGTCCAACCGGCGTTACCGCTATCTCCTGGATCAGGGCGGCACCGGCCTGTCGGTCGCGCTCGACCTGCCCACCCAGTGCGGATACGACTCCGACGATCCGGAGGTGAGCGAGGAGGTCGGGCGCGTCGGCGTCGCGGTGGACACGCTCGCCGACGCCGAGGTCCTGTTCGACGGCATCCCGTTGGACAAGATCAGCACCAGCTTCACGATCAACGGCACCGCCGCCATCCTGCTGGCCTTCTACGTGGCCGCCGCGGAGAAGAAGGGCGTGCCGCGCTCGAAGCTCACCGGCACCATCCAGAACGACATTCTCAAGGAATACGCCTCGCGCGGCACCTGGATCTGGCCGCCGGAGCCGTCGCTGCGGCTGATCGCCGACACCATCGAGTTCTGTGCCGCGGAGGTGCCGCGGTTCAACGCGATCTCGGTGGCGGGCGCGCACTTCCGCGACGCCGGCGCGAATGCGGTGCAGGAGATGGCCTTCACCCTCGCCGACGGTGTCACCTACTGCGACACCGTGGTCGAGCGCGGCCGGATGACCATCGACCAGTTCGCGCCGCAGGTGTCCTTCTTCTTCTACACACACGGCGACTTCTTCGAGGAGATCGCGAAATACCGTGCGGGACGGCGTCGCTGGGCCACCATCGTGCGGGAACGCTACGGCGCCACCGCCGACAAGGCCTCGATGTTCCGATTCGGTTGTGTCGCAGGCGGTGCCTCGCTGTACGCGCCGCAGGCCCAGAACAATCTGGTCCGCATCGCCTACGAGGCGATGGCCTCGGTGCTCGGCGGCGTGCAGTCGATGTTCACCGCCGCCTGGGACGAGCCGTTCGCGCTGCCCTCGGAGGAGTCGGCGACGCTGGCGCTGCGCACCCAGCAGATCCTCGCCTACGAGACCGGTGTCACCCGGGTCGCCGATCCGCTCGGCGGGTCCTACTTCGTGGAGGCGCTGACCGACGCCACGGAGGAGCGCATCAAGGAGATCATGGCCGACCTGGAGAACCACGGCGGCATGGTGCGCGCGATCGAGGACGGCTATCTGCAGGGCCTCATCGCCGACGAGGCGTACAAGCTGCACCACGAGGTCGAATCCGGTGAGCGGCCCGTGGTCGGCGTCAACCGGTTCGTCTCCGACGAGCCCGCGCCGGACATCGACACCTACGAGCTCGACGCCGAAGGCCGTGAGCTGCAACTGAAACGGCTCACCCGGGTCAAGGCCGAACGCGACTCCGCGGCCGTTCGCGCCAGTCTCGACGCGCTGTCCAGCGCCGCGGAGGGAACCGAGAACCTGATGCATCGCCTGATCGACTGCGCCAACGCGTACTGCACCGTGGGTGAGATGGTCACCGCCCTCAAGAACGTGTGGGGCGAGTTCCGGCAGCCGGTGGTGTTCTGA
- a CDS encoding carboxymuconolactone decarboxylase family protein, whose product MTSADTTRGELWEAGLRVRREVVGAEYVDRALAGADDFQLPMQELVTEYCWGTVWTRDGLDRRTRSMLNLAMLTTLNRSAEFATHVRGALTNGVTEEEIREVLLQATIYAGVPAGVEAFRIAGPILAEHRAAQAEAEESRA is encoded by the coding sequence GTGACATCTGCCGACACCACGCGCGGCGAACTCTGGGAGGCGGGCCTGCGGGTCCGCCGCGAGGTCGTGGGCGCGGAATACGTCGACCGGGCGCTGGCCGGCGCCGACGACTTCCAGTTGCCCATGCAGGAACTCGTCACCGAGTACTGCTGGGGCACGGTGTGGACGCGCGACGGGCTGGACCGCCGCACCCGCTCGATGCTGAATCTGGCAATGCTGACCACGCTCAACCGCTCGGCCGAATTCGCCACCCACGTACGCGGCGCGCTCACCAACGGGGTCACCGAGGAGGAGATCCGGGAAGTGCTGCTGCAGGCCACGATCTACGCCGGGGTGCCTGCCGGGGTGGAGGCGTTCCGGATCGCCGGGCCGATCCTGGCCGAGCACCGGGCCGCGCAGGCCGAGGCCGAGGAGTCCCGGGCATGA
- a CDS encoding SDR family NAD(P)-dependent oxidoreductase has product MSTNSFEERVAIVTGAGSGIGRAVAQAFARVGAHVVVSDIDGTAAEKAAADIGDAAVPVTTDIADEDSVQGAVRRALDVFGRIDVLCNNAGIMDRMQLPADTPIDLWERVLRVNLTGTFLMTKAVLPHMLAAGHGVIVNTASEAGIRGAAAGVAYTASKHGVIGLTKNVAWAYAKDGIRCNAILPGPTMTNIAKSSDDFDRVGAARLYPVISLGERPAAPEEQADVAVFLASDAAININGAILPVDGGWSAA; this is encoded by the coding sequence TTGAGCACCAACAGTTTCGAAGAACGCGTCGCGATCGTCACCGGCGCCGGATCCGGTATCGGCCGGGCCGTGGCGCAGGCGTTCGCCCGGGTGGGCGCCCACGTCGTGGTGTCCGATATCGACGGCACCGCCGCGGAGAAGGCCGCCGCCGACATCGGCGACGCGGCGGTCCCGGTCACCACCGACATCGCCGACGAGGACTCGGTACAGGGGGCCGTGCGCCGCGCGCTGGACGTGTTCGGCCGCATCGACGTGCTGTGCAACAACGCCGGCATCATGGACCGGATGCAGCTGCCGGCGGATACGCCGATCGATCTCTGGGAGCGGGTGCTGCGGGTCAACCTCACCGGCACCTTCCTGATGACCAAGGCGGTACTGCCGCACATGCTGGCCGCGGGCCACGGCGTGATCGTCAACACCGCGTCGGAGGCCGGGATCCGCGGCGCGGCGGCCGGGGTCGCCTACACCGCCTCCAAGCACGGCGTGATCGGCCTGACCAAGAATGTGGCCTGGGCGTACGCGAAGGACGGGATCCGCTGCAACGCGATCCTGCCGGGTCCCACGATGACCAACATCGCGAAATCGTCCGACGACTTCGACCGGGTCGGCGCGGCGCGGCTGTATCCGGTGATCTCGCTGGGTGAGCGCCCGGCCGCGCCGGAGGAACAGGCCGACGTGGCGGTGTTCCTGGCCTCGGACGCCGCGATCAACATCAACGGCGCGATCCTGCCGGTCGACGGCGGGTGGAGCGCGGCCTGA
- a CDS encoding MFS transporter, translated as MHASTPVRSGSILAVLAYTGIVASLMQTLVVPLLGQLPTILHSNASTTAWVVTITLLVGAVATPVAGRLGDMLGKRRMLIVSTVPLAIGSVIAALAVNAPMMIVGRGLQGLGFGTIPLAVALLRDVLPPEKLGSAIALISSSLGIGGALGLPIAAAITQYSNWRVLFWAAAALVLVATVLITVVVPEGTAEGPRGRFDGAGAVLLGGGLVCLLLGVSKGASWGWTSGSILGLFGGAIVLLLIWGAWELRSAEPLVDLRITARPQVLVTNIATVAIGVGMYALQLSVPQLLQLPKALGYGLGQSMLATGLWMAPAGVMMMLISPVGAKLSALRGPKVTLATGAAVMAIGYAAGLGLMHHAWGLLIVNIIASSGVGFAYGAMPALIMGAVPQSETAAANGFNTLMRSVGTSISSAVIGAVLATMSVTLGGHVFPTEHGFRVTFLIGAGVCFVATVICLLIPVRRVVTDKPAAAAAAELAEIDAEAAEVAHA; from the coding sequence ATGCACGCATCGACCCCGGTCAGGTCCGGCAGCATCCTCGCGGTGCTCGCCTACACCGGCATCGTGGCGTCGCTGATGCAGACGCTGGTGGTGCCGCTGCTCGGCCAGCTGCCCACGATCCTGCACAGCAACGCGTCCACCACCGCCTGGGTGGTCACCATCACCCTGCTCGTCGGCGCCGTCGCGACCCCCGTCGCCGGACGCCTCGGCGACATGCTCGGCAAGCGCCGCATGCTGATCGTCTCGACCGTGCCGCTGGCGATCGGTTCCGTGATCGCCGCACTCGCCGTCAACGCGCCGATGATGATCGTCGGCCGCGGCCTGCAGGGCCTCGGCTTCGGCACGATTCCGCTGGCCGTGGCGCTGCTGCGCGACGTGCTGCCGCCGGAGAAGCTCGGCTCGGCCATCGCGCTGATCAGCTCCTCGCTGGGCATCGGCGGCGCCCTGGGCCTGCCGATCGCCGCCGCCATCACGCAGTACAGCAACTGGCGGGTGCTGTTCTGGGCCGCCGCCGCACTGGTCCTCGTCGCGACCGTCCTGATCACCGTGGTCGTCCCGGAGGGCACCGCCGAGGGCCCGCGCGGCCGCTTCGACGGCGCCGGCGCGGTACTGCTCGGCGGCGGGCTGGTCTGCCTGCTGCTCGGCGTTTCCAAGGGCGCGTCCTGGGGCTGGACCAGCGGTTCCATCCTCGGCCTGTTCGGCGGCGCGATCGTGCTGCTGCTGATCTGGGGCGCGTGGGAGCTGCGGTCCGCCGAGCCGCTGGTCGATCTGCGGATCACCGCGCGGCCGCAGGTGCTGGTCACCAATATCGCGACCGTCGCCATCGGCGTCGGCATGTACGCCCTGCAGCTGAGCGTCCCGCAGTTGCTGCAGCTGCCGAAGGCGCTGGGTTACGGCCTGGGCCAGTCGATGCTGGCCACCGGCCTGTGGATGGCCCCGGCCGGCGTCATGATGATGCTGATCTCGCCGGTCGGCGCGAAGCTGTCCGCGCTGCGCGGGCCCAAGGTGACGCTCGCCACCGGCGCGGCCGTCATGGCCATCGGCTACGCGGCGGGCCTGGGCCTGATGCACCACGCGTGGGGCCTGCTGATCGTCAACATCATCGCCAGCTCCGGCGTCGGCTTCGCCTACGGCGCGATGCCCGCCCTGATCATGGGTGCGGTGCCGCAGTCGGAGACCGCCGCCGCCAACGGGTTCAACACCCTGATGCGGTCGGTCGGCACCTCGATCTCCTCCGCGGTGATCGGCGCGGTCCTGGCCACCATGAGCGTGACCCTCGGCGGACATGTCTTCCCGACCGAGCACGGCTTCCGGGTCACCTTCCTGATCGGCGCCGGGGTCTGCTTCGTCGCCACGGTGATCTGCCTGCTGATCCCGGTCCGCCGGGTGGTCACCGACAAGCCGGCCGCCGCCGCGGCCGCCGAGCTCGCGGAGATCGACGCGGAAGCAGCCGAGGTCGCGCACGCCTGA
- a CDS encoding NAD(P)-dependent oxidoreductase gives MSETVSGPVAFIGLGNMGTPMSRRLVEAGIDVVGFDPAESARAALVSAGGRVADTAAAAVTGAEYVILMLPTSAIVEAVLGDEAVLAELVPGTVVVDMSSSEPESTQRLSAALAERKILLVDAPVSGGVAGANAGTLALIAGGPAEAIARVAGLLAPLGRLQHVGASGAGHAVKAINNLMSAIHLLGSSEGVAIGQRFGVDPAVLIDTINISSGRSASTELKFPKFILPGTYDSGFAMTLMVKDIRIATGLAAAVGAQTPLSERAVELWAAALGDLGPGSDQTDIARWAGVTHDTDPA, from the coding sequence ATGAGTGAAACCGTCTCCGGCCCGGTCGCTTTCATCGGACTGGGCAATATGGGCACGCCGATGTCGCGGCGCCTGGTCGAGGCCGGGATCGACGTGGTCGGCTTCGATCCGGCCGAATCCGCCCGCGCCGCACTGGTTTCCGCCGGTGGCCGGGTCGCGGACACCGCGGCCGCGGCGGTCACGGGCGCGGAGTACGTGATCCTGATGCTGCCGACCTCGGCGATCGTGGAGGCGGTGCTCGGTGACGAGGCGGTGCTGGCCGAACTCGTGCCCGGCACCGTGGTCGTCGATATGAGTTCCTCGGAACCCGAATCGACCCAACGGCTTTCGGCCGCGCTGGCGGAGCGGAAGATCCTGCTGGTCGACGCCCCGGTCTCCGGCGGCGTGGCCGGTGCGAACGCGGGCACGCTGGCGCTGATCGCCGGCGGCCCGGCCGAGGCCATCGCCCGGGTCGCCGGGCTGCTGGCGCCGCTGGGCCGGTTGCAGCACGTCGGCGCGAGCGGCGCCGGGCACGCGGTGAAGGCGATCAACAACCTGATGTCGGCGATCCACCTGCTGGGTTCGTCGGAGGGGGTCGCGATCGGGCAGCGCTTCGGCGTGGATCCGGCGGTGCTGATCGACACCATCAACATCTCCTCCGGGCGCAGCGCCTCCACCGAACTCAAGTTCCCGAAGTTCATCCTGCCCGGCACCTACGACTCGGGTTTCGCGATGACGTTGATGGTCAAGGACATTCGCATCGCGACGGGGCTGGCGGCGGCGGTCGGCGCGCAGACCCCGTTGAGCGAGCGGGCCGTGGAACTGTGGGCGGCGGCGCTCGGCGACCTCGGCCCCGGCTCGGACCAGACCGATATCGCCCGCTGGGCCGGCGTGACGCACGACACCGATCCGGCCTGA